Proteins encoded in a region of the Methanofollis tationis genome:
- a CDS encoding zinc ribbon-containing protein → MTAKEPQKVKAGEKVGPGTYVCIDCGRELKVTEAEKDLVKCPSCACENYQCFPMTHIRPDIKTPEDAVHPPKRK, encoded by the coding sequence GTGACCGCAAAAGAACCACAGAAAGTGAAAGCAGGAGAAAAAGTCGGCCCGGGAACGTACGTCTGCATTGACTGCGGGCGGGAGCTGAAAGTGACCGAGGCCGAGAAGGACCTGGTCAAGTGCCCGAGCTGCGCCTGTGAAAACTACCAGTGCTTCCCAATGACGCACATCAGGCCCGACATCAAGACGCCTGAAGACGCAGTTCACCCGCCGAAACGAAAGTGA
- a CDS encoding desulfoferrodoxin FeS4 iron-binding domain-containing protein, with the protein MVNVEEVGQVFICEICGNVVEVREVGGGELICCGEPMVLQE; encoded by the coding sequence ATGGTCAACGTGGAAGAGGTAGGGCAGGTCTTCATCTGCGAGATCTGCGGAAACGTCGTTGAAGTCAGAGAGGTGGGAGGAGGCGAGCTGATCTGTTGCGGCGAGCCGATGGTCCTCCAGGAGTGA
- a CDS encoding carboxymuconolactone decarboxylase family protein, translating into MDEQMKELEEEIGKIPKIFAELKDVEPEIYEKVMGIDQLVWADGALSKQTKKVLAIAIAAALRDRHAVRAQMAGAKHIGVKKQEIEEGLRVAFLLAGMPAYVYGKTALEEMMGK; encoded by the coding sequence ATGGATGAACAAATGAAAGAACTGGAAGAGGAGATCGGCAAGATCCCGAAGATCTTTGCCGAACTCAAGGATGTCGAGCCCGAGATCTACGAGAAAGTGATGGGCATCGACCAGCTCGTCTGGGCCGACGGGGCCCTCTCGAAGCAGACAAAGAAGGTGCTGGCGATCGCCATTGCAGCGGCACTCAGGGACCGTCATGCAGTGCGGGCGCAGATGGCCGGCGCGAAACATATCGGCGTCAAGAAGCAGGAGATAGAAGAGGGGCTCCGCGTGGCATTCCTCCTCGCCGGGATGCCCGCCTATGTCTATGGGAAGACGGCGCTTGAAGAGATGATGGGGAAGTGA
- a CDS encoding peroxiredoxin → MEELHALPIIGENAPEFECVTTHGPMKLSDLRGKWVVLFSHPADFTPVCTTEFMALARANEELETMNVRLIGLSIDSVHSHLAWVRSIEEKMGVKIPFPIIADLDMGVAKKFGMIHPGTSNTSTVRTVFFIDPEGKMRAMIYYPLTNGRYIPEIIRLIKALQVTDQFKVSTPANWQPGDQVVVPPPKTAEEMERRKGEGYDCKDWYLCFKQI, encoded by the coding sequence GTGGAAGAGCTGCACGCCCTCCCCATCATCGGGGAAAATGCTCCTGAGTTCGAGTGCGTCACCACGCACGGGCCGATGAAACTCTCAGACCTGCGCGGCAAATGGGTCGTGCTCTTCTCGCACCCGGCGGACTTCACGCCGGTCTGCACGACCGAGTTCATGGCGCTTGCACGCGCGAACGAGGAACTCGAGACCATGAACGTGCGGCTGATCGGCCTCTCCATCGACAGCGTCCACTCCCACCTCGCCTGGGTCAGGAGCATCGAGGAGAAGATGGGCGTGAAGATCCCCTTCCCGATCATCGCTGACCTCGACATGGGGGTCGCAAAGAAGTTCGGGATGATTCACCCGGGAACGAGCAACACATCGACGGTCCGCACGGTCTTCTTCATCGATCCCGAGGGGAAGATGCGGGCGATGATATATTACCCGCTGACAAACGGGCGCTACATCCCTGAGATCATCAGGTTGATCAAGGCCCTGCAGGTGACCGACCAGTTCAAGGTCTCGACCCCGGCAAACTGGCAGCCCGGCGACCAGGTCGTCGTGCCTCCGCCAAAAACGGCCGAGGAGATGGAACGGCGGAAGGGCGAGGGCTACGACTGCAAGGACTGGTACCTCTGCTTCAAGCAGATCTGA
- a CDS encoding IS5 family transposase codes for MSTFTNFAIHHEYASLAALGDRLGEVSGLIDWDAFRPLLADLYTNAEGRGGRPNYDVVLMIRLLVLQQWYGLSDPELERQATDRISFRHFLGYPETIPDRSTVWLFRERLAQTGKDTAIWDEFQRQLEVQGLAIKRGVMQDATFITADPGHAPAGTPRGDQAETRRSRDGTWAKKGSKSQFGYKLHILLDKDSQLIRRIETTTASLHDSRIDLSREGETVYRDKGYFGVKPQASMDKTMHRAVRNHPLSIKENRRNKAISRTRSLVERPFAVIKRVFHAGHLMVTTVARVHVKNIFSCMNFNFRQLLTLKAQAAER; via the coding sequence ATGAGCACGTTTACCAATTTCGCGATCCACCACGAATATGCCAGCCTTGCAGCTCTGGGTGATCGGCTGGGTGAGGTCAGCGGTCTGATCGACTGGGATGCCTTCCGCCCTCTCCTTGCTGACCTCTACACCAACGCCGAGGGGCGAGGCGGCCGTCCGAACTATGACGTCGTTCTGATGATCCGGCTGCTGGTGCTTCAGCAGTGGTATGGCCTGTCTGACCCCGAACTGGAGCGTCAGGCGACCGACCGGATCTCGTTCCGTCACTTCCTGGGATATCCGGAAACCATTCCGGATCGGTCGACGGTCTGGCTGTTCCGGGAACGCTTGGCGCAAACCGGGAAGGATACCGCGATCTGGGATGAGTTCCAGCGGCAACTCGAAGTACAAGGGCTCGCCATCAAACGCGGTGTCATGCAGGACGCGACGTTCATCACCGCCGATCCCGGGCATGCTCCTGCCGGCACGCCCCGGGGAGATCAGGCAGAGACGCGGCGCAGCCGCGACGGCACCTGGGCCAAGAAGGGCTCGAAGTCACAGTTCGGGTACAAACTTCACATCCTGCTCGACAAGGACAGTCAGCTGATCCGCCGGATTGAGACCACCACGGCGTCACTCCATGACAGCAGGATCGATCTCTCCCGGGAAGGTGAGACGGTCTATCGCGATAAAGGCTATTTTGGGGTGAAACCGCAGGCATCTATGGACAAGACCATGCACCGGGCCGTTCGCAACCATCCCCTCTCCATCAAGGAGAACCGGCGGAACAAGGCCATCAGCAGAACACGATCGCTGGTGGAACGACCGTTTGCCGTGATCAAGCGGGTGTTCCATGCAGGCCACCTCATGGTCACGACGGTTGCCAGAGTGCACGTCAAGAACATCTTCTCCTGCATGAATTTCAACTTCAGGCAACTTCTTACCCTCAAAGCGCAAGCTGCCGAGCGATAG
- a CDS encoding PAS domain S-box protein, producing the protein MVASSEKGTFVIDFRAHDRSEGGIALTVREAYRARMAERDLQERERQLSTLLSNLPGMAYRCENGPDYTMTFVSEGCFDLLGYAPGDLVGSRTVAYGDLIHPDDRAMVWEEIQKALKERGSFRITYRIRKASGDERWVWEQGRGIFARDGSLLSLEGFIADVTHLVLTTEQLRRRELEEKAILDNIPDIAWLKDEDGRYIAVNRAFEQAVGKTAGELAGRTDREIWPGYIAERYMSEDREVIASGKRTLFIEPFVRGDGLEIWVETVKTPIYDHNGRVAGTAGIFRDITARRAMEEALRKSEERHRIFLQNFPGIVFKVDSSLHPLWLSGNVEGITGYTADEIVSPGVGVDNYLHPGDVESGREFLEEILTSGKESAADFRIVRKDGAVRWGHIRAQRVREAEGRETSIQGAIFDVTEGKEAEKKIRDLAKFPEENPGPVVRVDRGGRILYANGASRDLLKTWGTEEGGVLPETWQEVVSSSFASGRIKRRDVAVDGSDFTITCVPVAGADYANLYGIEITERKVMEIAVQDANRKLNLLNSIIRHDLLNQITVLQGYIDLTEQSGEGGPYLGRIADATERIRRQVEFTRDYQELGVKGPIWQDACAAMKRAFASLSPPGIALECMIDTGLEVFADPLLGRVFYNLVDNTVRHGAGAQTIRFSAEASGGGISLLYEDDGPGIPMERKNRLFKWPYGKDKGLGLPLSAEILSLTGLSIREEGTPGQGVRFVISVPPSRFRYREEPA; encoded by the coding sequence GTGGTTGCCTCCTCAGAAAAGGGCACCTTTGTCATCGATTTCAGAGCCCATGACAGAAGCGAAGGCGGCATTGCCCTGACCGTCAGGGAAGCGTACCGGGCGCGCATGGCAGAGCGAGATCTGCAGGAGCGGGAGAGGCAACTCTCGACCCTCCTGAGCAACCTGCCGGGCATGGCATACCGCTGCGAGAACGGCCCGGACTATACGATGACGTTCGTGAGCGAAGGGTGTTTCGACCTCCTGGGCTATGCCCCCGGCGATCTCGTCGGGAGCCGGACTGTGGCATACGGCGACCTGATCCACCCGGACGACCGGGCGATGGTCTGGGAGGAGATCCAGAAGGCGCTCAAGGAACGCGGGTCCTTCAGGATCACCTACCGGATCAGGAAGGCCTCGGGAGACGAGCGCTGGGTCTGGGAACAGGGGAGAGGAATCTTCGCCCGGGACGGCAGCCTCCTCTCCCTCGAAGGCTTCATCGCCGACGTCACCCATCTGGTGCTGACGACCGAGCAACTCAGGAGACGGGAGCTCGAAGAGAAGGCGATCCTGGACAACATCCCTGACATCGCCTGGCTCAAGGACGAGGACGGTCGCTACATCGCCGTGAACAGGGCTTTTGAACAGGCTGTCGGGAAAACGGCCGGCGAACTCGCTGGACGGACAGACCGGGAGATCTGGCCAGGTTACATCGCAGAGCGCTATATGAGCGAGGACCGGGAGGTGATCGCCTCGGGAAAAAGGACGTTGTTCATCGAACCGTTTGTCAGGGGCGACGGCCTTGAGATCTGGGTCGAGACGGTGAAGACCCCGATCTACGACCACAACGGCAGGGTGGCCGGGACCGCCGGCATCTTCAGGGACATCACCGCACGGCGTGCGATGGAGGAGGCGCTGAGGAAGAGCGAGGAGCGTCACCGCATATTTCTCCAGAACTTTCCGGGGATCGTCTTCAAGGTCGATTCAAGTCTTCATCCTCTCTGGCTCTCGGGCAATGTGGAGGGGATCACCGGCTATACCGCCGACGAGATCGTCAGCCCGGGGGTGGGGGTCGACAATTACCTTCACCCGGGCGATGTAGAGTCAGGCAGGGAGTTTCTGGAGGAGATCCTCACGAGCGGAAAGGAGAGCGCCGCCGACTTCAGGATCGTCAGAAAGGACGGTGCGGTCAGGTGGGGGCACATCCGCGCACAGAGGGTCAGGGAGGCGGAAGGGAGAGAGACCAGCATACAGGGGGCGATCTTCGACGTCACCGAAGGGAAAGAAGCGGAGAAGAAGATCCGCGACCTTGCAAAGTTCCCTGAGGAGAACCCCGGCCCGGTAGTGCGGGTCGACCGGGGCGGAAGGATCCTCTACGCAAACGGGGCAAGCAGAGATCTTCTGAAGACCTGGGGAACGGAGGAAGGGGGCGTTCTCCCGGAGACCTGGCAGGAGGTGGTCTCCAGCTCATTCGCATCGGGCCGGATAAAAAGACGGGACGTCGCCGTGGACGGATCAGATTTCACCATCACCTGCGTCCCGGTAGCGGGTGCAGACTATGCCAACCTCTACGGGATCGAGATCACCGAGCGGAAGGTGATGGAGATCGCCGTGCAGGACGCGAACAGGAAGCTCAACCTCCTCAACAGCATCATCCGCCACGACCTGCTCAACCAGATCACCGTCCTCCAGGGATACATCGACCTGACCGAGCAGTCAGGGGAGGGAGGGCCGTATCTCGGCCGGATCGCCGATGCGACCGAGCGGATCCGGCGCCAGGTAGAGTTCACCCGGGACTACCAGGAGCTCGGGGTCAAAGGGCCGATCTGGCAGGATGCATGCGCCGCGATGAAGAGGGCCTTCGCCTCTCTCTCTCCGCCGGGGATCGCCCTCGAATGCATGATAGATACCGGTCTTGAGGTCTTCGCCGACCCGCTGCTGGGACGCGTCTTTTACAACCTGGTGGATAACACCGTGCGCCACGGCGCAGGGGCGCAGACGATCAGGTTCTCGGCCGAAGCCTCAGGTGGCGGCATCTCCCTCCTCTACGAGGACGACGGCCCGGGCATTCCCATGGAAAGAAAAAATAGACTCTTCAAATGGCCTTATGGAAAAGATAAGGGCCTCGGCCTCCCCCTCTCCGCCGAGATCCTCTCCCTGACCGGGCTCTCGATCAGGGAGGAGGGGACGCCGGGCCAGGGCGTGCGCTTTGTGATCTCGGTCCCACCCTCACGGTTCAGGTACCGGGAAGAACCTGCCTGA
- a CDS encoding flavodoxin family protein: protein MPLHVLAIAGSPRRHGNSETLLDRVIASIREEGVEVEKVALADIKVNPCRGCNACEKLNKCVQRDDLDWLGPKLLDADCVILAAPIYCMGICAQAKALIDRAQVFRSRKYVLKLPVVPPERKGKRLGVFLSTAGQKWDYVFDAAVPSVKCFYHVMEIRNADISYLMVNGVDLAGEIEAHPTAKADAAALGKDLVKTMRERFGDGN from the coding sequence ATGCCACTCCATGTCCTCGCCATTGCTGGAAGTCCCCGGCGGCACGGGAACTCAGAGACGCTCCTTGACCGGGTCATCGCCTCCATACGGGAGGAAGGCGTCGAGGTCGAGAAGGTCGCCCTCGCCGATATAAAGGTGAACCCCTGCAGGGGGTGCAATGCCTGCGAGAAACTGAACAAATGCGTGCAGAGGGACGATCTCGACTGGCTGGGGCCAAAACTTCTCGACGCCGACTGCGTGATCCTGGCCGCACCGATCTACTGCATGGGGATCTGCGCCCAGGCGAAGGCGCTCATCGACCGGGCGCAGGTCTTCAGGTCGAGAAAATATGTTCTCAAACTTCCGGTGGTGCCGCCGGAGCGAAAGGGAAAGCGGCTCGGCGTGTTCCTCTCGACGGCCGGGCAGAAATGGGACTACGTCTTCGACGCCGCCGTCCCGAGCGTCAAGTGCTTCTATCACGTGATGGAGATCAGGAATGCCGATATCTCGTACCTGATGGTCAACGGCGTCGACCTGGCCGGGGAGATCGAGGCGCACCCGACGGCAAAGGCGGACGCCGCGGCCCTGGGAAAAGATCTGGTGAAAACGATGCGGGAGAGGTTTGGCGATGGCAATTAA
- a CDS encoding flavodoxin family protein gives MAIKVLGISGSPHRHGNTETLLDAFLAGAEGAGGEVEKVVLRDLHYTACRGCNACHKTGACVVKDDLTALFENILAADVLALASPIYSMGITADLKGLIDRAQYLWAQKFVLKKLYFSTEHIKRHKGVFISTAGQSWDNVFDSAYPMVTAFFNGTGFEYYDNIIANNMDEYGGIRGHPTALAEAGKKGEEVVREVASLLSTGTSERR, from the coding sequence ATGGCAATTAAGGTGCTCGGCATTTCTGGAAGCCCGCACCGCCACGGGAATACGGAGACCCTCCTGGACGCATTCCTTGCCGGGGCTGAAGGGGCCGGTGGCGAGGTCGAGAAGGTGGTGCTCCGCGACCTGCACTACACAGCGTGCCGGGGCTGCAACGCCTGCCACAAAACCGGGGCCTGTGTCGTAAAGGACGATCTCACCGCGCTCTTCGAGAATATCCTGGCCGCCGACGTCCTGGCACTCGCCTCGCCGATCTACTCGATGGGGATCACCGCCGACCTCAAGGGGCTCATCGACCGGGCGCAGTATCTCTGGGCGCAGAAGTTCGTGCTGAAAAAACTGTACTTCTCGACCGAGCACATCAAACGGCACAAAGGAGTGTTCATCTCGACGGCCGGGCAGAGCTGGGACAATGTCTTCGATTCGGCCTATCCGATGGTGACCGCCTTTTTCAACGGCACGGGCTTTGAGTACTACGACAACATCATCGCAAACAACATGGACGAGTACGGAGGGATCAGGGGACACCCTACTGCCCTCGCCGAGGCAGGAAAAAAAGGGGAGGAGGTCGTCCGGGAGGTCGCCTCCCTCCTCTCTACAGGAACATCAGAGCGCCGATGA
- a CDS encoding zinc metalloprotease produces the protein MLERIPQRERRDLLIAWAAIAVAFSLLYVRGTFNPGAFVLFFAVSLLTVGVGFVFHELAHKFAAMHFGYWAEFRKDNTMLIVAVILAALAGVVFAAPGATVIYGSTTKRENGIISAAGPVTNLALCAVFYGLFLAGGIFGEYILLLIGLMGVQINAMIATFNMLPVSVLDGKKVLAWNPAVFAVLFVASLGALIGALMFL, from the coding sequence ATGCTTGAGAGAATCCCGCAGCGCGAACGGCGCGACCTGCTGATCGCATGGGCCGCCATCGCCGTTGCATTCAGCCTTCTCTATGTCAGGGGCACTTTCAACCCGGGCGCATTCGTGCTCTTCTTTGCCGTCTCCCTCCTGACGGTCGGCGTCGGTTTCGTCTTCCACGAACTCGCCCACAAGTTCGCCGCCATGCACTTTGGATACTGGGCTGAGTTTCGGAAGGACAACACGATGCTCATCGTGGCTGTGATCCTGGCCGCCCTCGCCGGCGTCGTCTTTGCCGCCCCCGGGGCCACCGTCATCTACGGCTCCACGACGAAGCGCGAGAACGGGATCATCTCGGCCGCCGGGCCGGTCACGAACCTCGCCCTCTGCGCCGTCTTCTACGGGCTCTTCCTTGCGGGCGGGATCTTCGGGGAGTACATCCTCCTGCTGATCGGGCTGATGGGCGTCCAGATCAACGCGATGATCGCCACCTTCAACATGCTCCCGGTGAGCGTGCTCGACGGCAAAAAGGTCCTTGCGTGGAACCCTGCCGTCTTTGCCGTCCTCTTCGTCGCCTCGCTCGGCGCCCTCATCGGCGCTCTGATGTTCCTGTAG
- a CDS encoding chorismate mutase, with product MTIEEIRNDIDLLDSRIIRLIAERQGIAGRMAHEKYLAGLPVRDEERREALLDRIFNEAVEQNIDPVMVRRIFEILMDMSEERQHECIGEGNLP from the coding sequence ATGACAATCGAGGAGATCAGGAACGATATCGACCTGCTGGACAGCAGGATCATCAGGCTCATCGCCGAGAGACAGGGGATTGCAGGCAGGATGGCCCATGAAAAGTATCTTGCCGGGCTGCCGGTCAGGGACGAGGAGCGGCGCGAGGCCCTCCTTGACCGGATCTTCAACGAGGCGGTGGAGCAGAACATCGACCCGGTGATGGTCAGGCGGATATTCGAGATCCTGATGGATATGAGCGAGGAGCGGCAGCACGAGTGCATCGGGGAGGGAAACCTCCCCTGA
- a CDS encoding U32 family peptidase has product MEALVAAVAAGADAVYLGGTRFSARRYAANFDDAALKEAVDYAHARGVAVHVTLNTLVHDTELPAVAAYLLFLYEIGVDAVLVQDAGVLALARRIVPDLPVHASTQMTVTSAEGVRWAAAQGIGRVVLARALGLEEIEGMRPVVKETGVELEVFLHGALCYAYSGQCLLSSLIGGRSGNRGACAQPCRKPYTLLRGAPDRYGRPTDLRPVRGAGPYPLSTKDLCLYPILDRVVRAPVASLKIEGRMKSPTYVATVTGIYRRAMDAISEGRFVPSAQDTLDLALAFTRGFTTGYLSGVRHRDLIGPERPDNRGVAVGKVTAFSHSLMEATVALDGPLVPGNGDGLAVTSPEGSFGLVVRGTPRVRDGLIRLRTPETAAVGAVVSITRSASLEERAAETIRLGRQAVRIDAEMRWEEDGTPVIEAVCTLPRRAAVRVQVRAPTPMGPARTRPLAAADIADHLRKSGGTQFFIGDLALHYPGGLFAPPSYLNALRRSLFEAAEEALRAAARPSPDALDAARRRYEEALPEIAAEGGRPLPVTPTLSVYTDTVEGIGTAGAAGADRIYFEPVECTGEILSHAAKTAGRIPLVWVWPGIARRSFLDAALPLLDTPGIAGVMVSGHGCAGAVRERSPSMPLFGGAGLNVWNHLAALSHTGFTALTLSPEVSGADIRGLVARLPPGSPAMEVVVQGTTEAMVTEDCPPATALGCPAGCSGDAWALRDGRGRIFPVRTDRECRAHIGNAVETCLIDHLPAIFAAGVGGVAVDARGRGAAYAGEITAIYREALSGIGRAGEGALLSRLKEEAKKRSLGGITASSYLRGTE; this is encoded by the coding sequence ATGGAGGCGCTCGTCGCCGCGGTAGCGGCCGGAGCCGATGCGGTGTACCTCGGCGGCACGCGTTTCTCGGCGCGGCGGTATGCAGCGAACTTTGACGACGCCGCATTGAAAGAGGCGGTGGACTACGCCCATGCCCGCGGCGTGGCGGTGCACGTGACCCTCAACACCCTGGTCCACGACACCGAACTCCCGGCGGTTGCAGCGTATCTCCTCTTCCTCTACGAGATCGGTGTCGACGCCGTCCTCGTCCAGGACGCCGGTGTGCTCGCCCTTGCCCGCCGGATCGTCCCTGACCTTCCCGTCCACGCCTCGACCCAGATGACCGTCACCTCTGCTGAGGGGGTGCGGTGGGCGGCGGCGCAGGGGATCGGCCGCGTGGTGCTCGCCCGCGCACTCGGTCTCGAGGAGATCGAGGGGATGCGGCCGGTGGTCAAGGAGACCGGCGTTGAACTGGAAGTATTTCTCCACGGCGCCCTCTGCTATGCCTACTCGGGCCAGTGCCTCCTTTCGTCGCTGATCGGGGGGCGGAGCGGGAACCGGGGTGCCTGCGCCCAGCCCTGCCGCAAGCCCTACACCCTCCTGAGGGGTGCGCCCGACCGCTACGGCCGTCCGACTGATCTGCGCCCGGTCCGGGGCGCCGGCCCCTACCCCCTCTCCACAAAGGACCTCTGCCTCTACCCGATCCTGGACCGGGTCGTCAGGGCGCCGGTCGCCTCCCTGAAGATCGAAGGGCGGATGAAGTCTCCGACCTATGTGGCCACCGTCACCGGGATCTACCGGCGGGCCATGGACGCGATTTCTGAGGGGCGGTTCGTCCCCTCGGCACAGGACACGCTGGACCTCGCCCTCGCCTTCACCCGCGGCTTTACTACCGGTTATCTCTCGGGCGTCCGGCACCGCGATCTGATCGGCCCGGAGCGCCCTGACAACCGTGGGGTGGCCGTCGGGAAGGTGACGGCGTTCTCGCACAGCCTGATGGAGGCGACGGTCGCCCTCGACGGCCCGCTCGTTCCAGGCAACGGCGACGGCCTTGCCGTCACCTCGCCTGAAGGTTCATTCGGGCTTGTGGTCCGCGGCACCCCGAGGGTCCGTGACGGCCTGATCCGTTTGAGGACTCCTGAAACTGCGGCGGTGGGCGCCGTTGTCTCGATCACCAGGTCCGCCTCTCTTGAAGAGCGGGCCGCGGAGACGATCAGGCTGGGGCGGCAGGCGGTGCGGATCGACGCGGAGATGAGATGGGAAGAGGACGGCACGCCGGTGATCGAGGCTGTCTGCACCCTGCCGCGCCGCGCCGCCGTCCGGGTGCAGGTGCGCGCCCCCACCCCGATGGGGCCGGCCCGCACCCGTCCGCTCGCCGCCGCCGATATCGCCGACCACCTGCGAAAGAGCGGCGGCACCCAGTTTTTCATCGGGGATCTCGCCCTGCACTATCCTGGCGGGCTCTTCGCCCCCCCATCCTACCTGAACGCCCTCAGGAGGAGCCTCTTCGAAGCGGCCGAAGAGGCTCTTCGGGCGGCGGCCCGCCCCTCGCCTGATGCCCTCGACGCCGCCCGGCGGCGATATGAGGAGGCACTCCCTGAGATCGCCGCGGAAGGGGGGCGCCCTTTACCCGTCACCCCAACACTCTCCGTCTATACCGACACCGTCGAAGGGATCGGGACCGCCGGTGCCGCCGGCGCCGATCGCATCTATTTCGAGCCGGTCGAATGCACGGGAGAAATTCTCTCTCACGCGGCAAAAACTGCCGGTCGCATTCCCCTCGTATGGGTGTGGCCCGGGATCGCGCGTCGCTCCTTTCTCGACGCCGCCCTGCCCCTGCTTGATACACCCGGCATCGCCGGGGTGATGGTCTCAGGTCACGGCTGCGCCGGCGCCGTCAGAGAGCGTTCGCCTTCCATGCCACTTTTCGGCGGGGCCGGGCTGAACGTCTGGAACCACCTCGCCGCCCTCAGCCACACTGGCTTTACCGCCCTCACACTCTCCCCCGAGGTCTCAGGGGCGGATATCAGGGGCCTCGTTGCCCGCCTTCCCCCCGGTTCCCCTGCGATGGAGGTCGTTGTGCAGGGGACAACCGAAGCGATGGTCACCGAGGACTGCCCCCCGGCTACCGCCCTCGGCTGCCCTGCGGGCTGTAGCGGCGATGCATGGGCGCTACGGGATGGCCGCGGCCGGATCTTTCCGGTGCGGACTGACCGTGAGTGCAGGGCGCATATCGGCAACGCCGTCGAGACCTGCCTGATCGACCACCTCCCGGCGATCTTCGCCGCCGGTGTCGGCGGCGTCGCCGTGGACGCCCGCGGCCGCGGGGCCGCCTATGCCGGGGAAATAACGGCGATCTATCGCGAGGCCCTTTCTGGAATCGGGCGTGCGGGGGAGGGCGCTCTCCTCTCCCGCCTCAAAGAGGAGGCAAAAAAACGTTCGCTCGGCGGGATCACCGCCTCGTCCTATCTGCGTGGGACAGAGTGA
- a CDS encoding carboxymuconolactone decarboxylase family protein — protein sequence MAAFDPALWNAFAGFADEASKEGALPEKYKEILGVALAVAEHCSFCIAIHAKAAIAAGASQQEIMEAGFMAVLMGGGPSMAYLRYVIDACDEFAAE from the coding sequence GTGGCAGCGTTCGACCCCGCGCTCTGGAATGCCTTTGCAGGATTTGCGGATGAGGCCTCAAAAGAGGGCGCCCTGCCGGAGAAGTACAAAGAGATCCTCGGCGTCGCCCTCGCGGTCGCCGAACACTGCTCGTTCTGCATCGCAATCCACGCAAAGGCGGCGATCGCGGCCGGTGCATCGCAGCAGGAGATCATGGAGGCCGGATTCATGGCGGTCCTGATGGGGGGCGGACCGTCGATGGCCTATCTCAGGTACGTGATCGACGCCTGCGACGAGTTCGCCGCCGAATAA
- a CDS encoding type I 3-dehydroquinate dehydratase has protein sequence MKIVVSLTSPDEIQKAVALGADLIELRLDLMDEDLSAAMAGCSKACAAPLIATLRSQEEGGTFTGDPDRWFSIVQPFLDLVDYVDVERRFRRFAPLIRYQHLQVIASAHINYMPPPDDLKAIERDLRSFGDIPKIAVTPSSQRDLLDLLAFTLDVEKPVITSVQGAEFRYARTFLPFFGSEMVYCHIGTPTAQGQYDIRELQQLKELLIYH, from the coding sequence ATGAAGATCGTCGTCTCACTGACGAGTCCTGACGAGATCCAGAAAGCGGTGGCCCTCGGGGCGGATCTTATCGAGCTCAGGCTCGATCTCATGGATGAAGACCTTTCAGCGGCGATGGCCGGGTGCAGCAAGGCGTGCGCGGCCCCTCTCATCGCCACCCTGAGGAGTCAGGAGGAGGGGGGCACCTTCACCGGCGACCCTGACCGCTGGTTCTCGATCGTTCAGCCCTTCCTCGACCTCGTGGACTACGTGGACGTGGAACGGCGGTTCAGGCGGTTTGCCCCCCTCATACGCTACCAGCACCTCCAGGTCATCGCATCGGCGCATATCAACTACATGCCCCCTCCCGACGACCTGAAGGCGATCGAGCGCGACCTCAGGTCCTTCGGAGATATTCCTAAAATCGCGGTCACGCCCTCGTCTCAGCGCGATCTCCTCGACCTCCTCGCCTTCACGCTCGATGTAGAGAAGCCGGTGATCACGAGCGTCCAGGGGGCAGAATTCAGGTATGCCAGGACCTTCCTCCCGTTCTTCGGGTCGGAGATGGTCTATTGCCACATCGGCACCCCGACGGCACAAGGGCAGTACGACATCAGGGAACTGCAGCAGCTGAAAGAACTGCTTATCTATCACTGA